The following are from one region of the Colius striatus isolate bColStr4 chromosome Z, bColStr4.1.hap1, whole genome shotgun sequence genome:
- the ABI3 gene encoding ABI gene family member 3, with translation MSELQQLQQQHIPEGRQVLRDHHCNLLRVADYCESNYLQASDKRKALEETMAMSTQSLASVTYQVSSLATAFLRLLDLQAAELRKVEADLSCVAQRVDMHKEKVSRREIGTLAVSKKFPSYQKIVSPPSPPCLEPYYRKPLNFNVLDDIGHGIKDHSTQLSRTGTLARKGIKSAAQAAGTLGRSTRVPEPVQPPVVPEGKISAASSTSSLVSVSSSGAPAAPSEGIPPPPPLPSLPGPSPALTIPPPPPLPETLPGPVPAPAPLAPDDLEPPPPPALPDFGDLALPPPPSAEDPCWVPESYLERVVALYPYTRQKDNELSFQPGTLLYVTRRYSDGWCEGVTGKEAGFFPGNYVEPF, from the exons ATGtcggagctgcagcagctgcagcagcagcacatcccGGAGGGACGGCAGGTCCTGCGCGACCACCACTGCAACCTCCTCAGGGTCGCTGACTACTGTGAGAGCAACTACCTGCAG GCGAGCGACAAGCGGAAGGCGCTGGAGGAGACGATGGCAATGAGCACACAGTCCCTTGCCAGTGTCACCTACCAGGTCAGCAGCCTGGCCACTGCCTTCCTGCGGCTGCTGGAcctgcaggcagctgagctGCGGAAGGTGGAGGCTGATCTCAGCTGCGTGGCCCAG AGGGTTGACATGCACAAGGAGAAGGTGTCTCGCCGGGAGATCGGCACATTGGCCGTCAGCAAGAAGTTCCCGTCCTACCAGAAGATCGTGTCCCCCCCCAGCCCACCCTGCCTGGAGCCCTACTACAGGAAACCCCTCAACTTCAATGTCCTGGACGACATTGGCCATGGAATAAAG GACCACAGCACGCAGCTGTCCCGCACCGGCACCCTGGCTCGGAAGGGGATCAAGTCGGCGGCGCAGGCTGCGGGCACCCTGGG GAGAAGCACCCGCGTCCCCGAGCCCGTCCAGCCTCCCGTGGTTCCCGAGGGCAAGATCTCCGCGGCTTCCTCCACCTCCTCGCTGGTATCTGTCAG CTCCAGTGGAGCCCCGGCAGCCCCTAGTGAAGGCATCCCCCCCCCACCACCGCTGCCCTCCCTGCCAGGGCCTTCACCTGCGCTCACCATCCCACCGCCGCCGCCACTGCCAGAGACCCTGCCGGGCCCCGTGCCGGCCCCTGCGCCCCTGG CCCCTGATGACCTCGAGCCGCCACCACCACCAGCTTTGCCCGACTTTGGGGATTTGGCtctgccaccacctcccagtGCAGAGGATCCATGCTGGGTCCCGGAGAGCTACCTGGAGAGAG TGGTGGCTCTCTACCCCTACACGCGGCAGAAGGACAATGAGCTCTCCTTCCAGCCCGGCACACTCCTCTATGTCACACGGCGGTACTCGGACGGCTGGTGCGAGGGCGTCACGGGCAAGGAGGCAGGTTTCTTCCCTGGGAATTATGTGGAGCCCTTCTGA